In Bos taurus isolate L1 Dominette 01449 registration number 42190680 breed Hereford chromosome 10, ARS-UCD2.0, whole genome shotgun sequence, the genomic window GGGTGATTTCCAAGACCTCTGTCACTCTCCGCCCCCAGGTTCACTTCCTCTTCCCGGTATTCCACTCCAGAAATGATCCTTGGACTCAGCCACCAGGTAACGTCAGCTCCTTTTTATGCTATCTACGGAGAGTGGGTTTTCTTAACGAGTCTTTGTAACACTGACACCCTCTTAGAATCTATAGGTCTAACTTTGTGTGAGCCCACAGAAGATGCAACCCAAATTCATACTAAAATTGTCCAGTCCTCTATCTTCCAAGTGTCTCAAGCGCAAATGACATTAGCATCAGGCCAGTCTGTAACCTCAGCCTTTGTCTTCCTATCCCTGAAAATGTAACGGGGTAATTCCTACATCCTAGGGTTTATTCACGTATTCCCTCATATGTTCAGCCGTCCCTTCCTTCGTGAGTTTCACCAGCCACTCATCTgtacactcattcattcagttcatCAAGTACCTAGTCCGTGCCAACCACCATTCTAGTGTGCTAATTCGCAGGGAGTAACGTCCCTCGAGGCGGTAGATACTCTGATGCTCTAAGCAGTTACTGCTTTTATACGAGTTTTTACCCTCAGTGGTCATTTCTCCACAAACCATCAATTACTTAAATTACAACGGCAAGACACGGACCAGTTTCTTGGCACAGACGTTCCGAAAGGCCTTTCCTTTTTGGAACATATTCAGGAAGCAAGAAAGTCCTCCTTCATGCCAGATGGTTCTCTGAGCTGGCTCCATGAGGCCTCGAGGTTCCTGGAAACgtttcttgcccagagaatccagAAGACTTGCAACGTATTTCTGGGCTGGAATTGCGAACCGAGTTCTGATTCTGCCCAGTACCGTTCAGTCTCTGTCCTTACCCTTAACAGTTCTAGGCTTCAGTTTTCCCAACTGAAAACCAGGTGCTAGGCTCCTAACTGGCTGTGGCATGCATGGTAAGCAAGTCCCTTAGCCTTTCCGGTGCTGTTCCGAAAAGCGAGGGTTCGTCCACACTGAAGTTCTAGGGTGAGCGGTGTGCGCCGCAAGCTTGGGCGCGCACCCCAGATAAGAGGGCGCTGAAGTACAGGCAGCGAATGCACCGAGCCCAACCCTGCCTTCCTAAGCATCATGAGACTTActagaaaatgaaactgaaaacgGGGAAGCCTGTTTCTAACCTGCCCGGGCCTAGTTCGCTCGGAGACTTGTGACGGCCCGGCGGGCAGGCTTCCGATTGGCTGCCTGAGTGCGGACTATAAAGGCGAGCGCCGAACCCAGCCGCTCACTCCGCCACCGCGCAGCTGCTGCAAGGATGGCTCGCTTCGTGGCCTTGGTCCTTCTCGGGCTGCTGTCGCTGTCTGGACTGGACGCCATCCAGCGTGAgtgtcctctcctctctcccctcttccgCCAGCCCGTCCTGTCCCGATCACACCCACTTGGCACCCTGGGCACTAACTCTGTCTACCCCGGTCCCGCTCCCAAGTTTTCCTTCCCAGCTCGGTGGAGGAGCACCCGGCTTCGTCTCGGGCGGTGGAAGCGGCGGGGTGcgcggggagtggggagggggtgcgACCCCAGGTCGCCAGCTTCCCCGGGATGTGGGGAGGGAGCCCCTGGCTCGCCCGGACGGTACCGCGTGGGTCGGGACGGAGTTCCTGGGTGCGGATGTGGTTCAGGGCGGGCGAGGTGGGGGAGGGATTCTCTTGCGCTGGTTCGCGGGGCTCTGGCTGCCCCCGCGCATCTCTGGAGTGGGGGGCGGGCTGGCGGGTCCCAGAGGGCAGGGTTGGGGGCTGCGAACGGGTGGAGACAACGCGTGGGCTTTGGGGGAGTCGCCGCCAGCGTATGTCGGCCAGCTGGCATCCTGAGGGCCTGGAGCTTCCAGCAGGAGCCGGGCAGGTTCACCTGCCCCTCTGTACTTTTCCCCAAATAAGGGACCAAACCAGAATGAGGAATTTTCTGGCGACTTTCGTGGAATGCCTTGATTCTCGTCGTTAATTCTCTTGTTCTCCTTACACTTCGCTTTTAATAATAATCATAGAGGTCCCCGTTGACAGCTGTCTGTCCCGCACTCTGTGCCGCGTCATTTAATTGTGAAAGGGGTCTGCGATGTAAATAGGGTGcctatcatcagttcagttaagttcagtcactcagttcgtgtcccactttttgcgatcacatgaaccgcagcacgccaggcctccctgtccatcaccaactcaccaactcccggagtctacgctaaccctaacccttgagtctgtgatgccatcaaagcatctcatcctctgtcgtccccttctcctctcgcgctctatctttcccagcagcatggtcttttcaaatgagtcagctcttcccatcaggtggccaaagtattggagtttagcttcaacatcagtcctaccaatgaacacccaggactgatctcctttagaatggactggttggatgtccttgcagtccaagggactctcaagggccttctccaacactacaagtcaaaaccatcaattctttggcgctcagctttctttatggtccaactctcacatccatacatgactactgaaaaaaccatggccttgacttagacggacctttgttgacaaagtaatgtctctgttttttaatatgctgtctacgttggtcataaagGAAGGAAAGTAGGACCAGCCTGGAGAGCCTATCATCAGGATGtcacaaatgaggaaatggaggctgaaAAGTTGAAATAAGTTAACCCCGCAGGGGATCAGTGGCAGACAGTAGAACCTGACCAGAGCCTTGGCCGGGTGGTGCGCCCCTAGGGTAGTCACAGGTGCTTTTTTCACAATCTTCTGGGGTGAGATTCTAGGGAGCAAGCTGGGTGGGTATGGGCTGTGGCCTTTGTTCACAAAGGGCTTCCTCCTTTGGCTCCTTGCCTGGTTCTTTCCAATATGAAGTGTGTCTGTACTTTCAGTTTTGAGTAAGTGAAGGTTTATCAGTCAGAAAGGTTGTAAAACTAGGGCTGAATAATCAACACACTTACCCAGGTTGTCAGGGACACTGTGTTTAGACACCTAAGTACACTGAAGCTCGGATTTCTCTTTCATgtgaaaatggaatttaaaatttatttgccaAAAAAACACATGATCTCTGTATTATCACTATTACTGCTATTTTGTTGTGGCTAtagaattctttcaaaaaataacaaGCAGACACTAAAAAGTATGTTCATTAGAAAATTTCCAAGAGAATATATGCTTGGAAAATACACGGGGGATTTCTAGAAGACATACAAAAAACATGTAAGTGTGATTCGctttgcggggggtggggggtggtggtgtctATTTTCAGCTCTTTCCCTGTGTAGGTTTTATTTCAGTCTGGGTGTAAATTAAGTTTTCAGTTAAACTACAGAAGCTAAAATAACTCTCCCCAAAATGCAGAAGCAGTAAGTGGCTGAAGCCAGATTCAAACCCAGACCTGTTGGATATACCTCCTACTTTGGGAAATTACTATTGTGATACCCTTGCAAACCCGCCCCCTGCACAAACCTGCCTAGCTCCCTCTAAGGGAGGATTCCAGGTGGGATGAACCTGTGCTCTCAATACTGTAGTATGTATTATGGTCTAGTTATtagatccgcctgcaatgcgggagacctgggttcgatccctgggttggaaagatcccctggaaaagagaaaggctacccactccagtattctggcctggagaattccatggactctataatccatggggttgcaaggagtcggacatgactgagcaacttaactgttACTTATTAGAAGCTCAAATGTAAAGAGGTTCTGATTTATCTTCACTTTGAACGATGGGAAAATACCAGGGGTTCATAGTATTTCCAGTCCAGCTCTTAGTGGGACTAGGGATCTTTTCTTTGATGATTGGATGATTCTACAGAGATATATCCAGTCACAGTGGCCTGGACTCCTCCTTCTCTGTACCTCCTGGACATAGAGGATGAACTGACCTTTGTAATCATGTCCCCTGAGTGTATTTGTATTtggattatatacatatatttatatcagtCTGTAAATTTAGTAGCATTAACAGTTcacttagaaaaatatatatagcttATAATATTTTCTTCCACATTCTCATGGAGGGTCTAAACATGCATCTCATTTTGGAATCCACCTGTCCTGTAGCAATATGTAATATTCTCAACCTGGCAGAGTATGGAAGTCAGTTGACCATGCtcattaaaaatgcagattccactGTCACATGCATGACTCCACTTGGTCCTAATGGAGAGTATGATGTTTCCCGTTTGCCACAGTCCTCACTCTTCCCTGTTGTTCTTACCCAGCCCAACCCACTCGTCTGAGGTGTTTTCCAGCCCCTGTAGGTGCttcacttttgtttctttgttgtctgGCTCCTGAAATCAGGTGCACATTCAGATAGAGATTTGTCATATACACTCTAGACATGATGAACAGGTTGTGTTCTGTAGAAATATACTTTGGGTTGACTCTGTTAGGAACCTGAGCAAGCAGGTAACAGTAGTTACACCTGCCATTTACCAAGCAGCTGCGCTGTGCAGGGCTCTGTGCTAGGCACCTATTGAGAAGTCTGGTGGGTGTGCATCTAGACAAGAGACCAGGAAGAAAGAAGTCAATGTGAGGCAAATAGTTGACGGGGCTGAAACGGTATAATCAGGGAGTGTTTTGATGTGGCCACTCTGGAGGGTGTGTGACGTGAGAAATGAAGCTCGATCAGTAGACTGGGGCCAAATCATGTAGACTCTTGAGTGATATAGATTCTGTGTGCTGAGGAGCCATGAAGCCTTCTTGAGAGCCTCCACACACAATTCTTAAAAGATACAGCacaatgtccattgacagaaaaAGATGTTACTAGAAATCTGCTAGAAAAAGCCTGGAAGACATGTGCAGGGGAATTATGTTGGAAAGATACTAAGTCGTGGTGTATCCCACAAACTGGAGGTGGCCTTTTGCAAAAATGGAAGGTCATTTGGCCCGAGGGAAAGTGGAATTGGGAGAAATGGGGGATCCAATATAAACATTTGGTGCCTGATGTAGCTTTAGACCAAGGTAGCCCCAAGTGGAATACTCTGCAATTTCATCTGTCTTTCCCTGCCGCTCCTCAGGTCCTCCAAAGATTCAAGTGTACTCAAGACACCCACCAGAAGATGGAAAGCCAAATTACCTGAACTGCTATGTGTATGGGTTCCATCCACCCCAGATTGAAATCGATTTGCTGAAGAATGGGGAGAAGATTAAATCGGAGCAGTCAGACCTGTCTTTCAGCAAGGACTGGTCTTTCTACCTGCTGTCCCACGCTGAGTTCACTCCCAACAGCAAGGATCAGTACAGCTGCCGAGTGAAACACGTTACTTTGGAACAACCCCGGATAGTTAAGTGGGGTAAGTTTTCAAGTTCTTTGGTTAACCACTGACAGTTGTATCTGAGCACAGCTGCGGCATATAGCTGCTTTGATATAAAAACGTCTGCATACTGGGATTATCAGGGAATGTTATTAAACCTCTGCGTAGTGGCACCCTCTGAGAGAGCTGGGCACAGTGTGGTCGCTGAGAACACTGGCTTCCCTGCAGTGAGAGCGGGGAGCAGTAGCACGTGCACAGGCACTCCCAAGGCTTCTTCCCTGTGGCCTCCTTGGCTCTCCTGACAGCCTCGGGCACACCCAGGACCAAGGAGGGTCTCCGGAAGGCACGGGCCTTGTGTGCAAGCCCTGCTATGGTAGGGCCCTCCAACCCTGGCATCCTCCAGTTCTCTGGATGGCTTGGGATCTCAGGCTGGTAGGAAAGGTCTAGGTATTTCTTCACAGGCTCTTCTGCCATCTTTGTTTATAACAATTTTAGACTTCTGTAGTACGCAGTATTTCTGAAGTCAAACTTAACTGTTTCCTTTCTCCGTTTTCTTTTCCATAGATCGAGACCTGTAAGCAGCACCATCGAGGTGGGTTTTTAACCTTATTGTAATATCAGTATCCTGGGGACCATTACAGACAGC contains:
- the LOC783680 gene encoding beta-2-microglobulin; the encoded protein is MARFVALVLLGLLSLSGLDAIQRPPKIQVYSRHPPEDGKPNYLNCYVYGFHPPQIEIDLLKNGEKIKSEQSDLSFSKDWSFYLLSHAEFTPNSKDQYSCRVKHVTLEQPRIVKWDRDL